In Cedecea neteri, a single genomic region encodes these proteins:
- the tssG gene encoding type VI secretion system baseplate subunit TssG has product MGRETQPSHPRLIPRLEDDLQRINFYRFCQLLEKRNADKLPLGSTSHPANDPVRFAPHPGMGFPTSELKSVEYNAEDINQPPRIRTTFMGLYGVDSPLPTAYLDDITQRREGHEALQGFLDIFNHRFLTQFYRIWRKYSYPATFEPVGADTISQSLLGLVGLGIPGTANHIATPVSRFLALLGVLRQPGKTEEGIQALVRLLAPDTTVRVSPYCLRPVEISQPLGFHGDEDFLLDGNTPLGDEAQDASSQLLIALSTDNALESGAWKPDGQLYQDFLVMLRVYLGWRFKAKITLTTATRLLAVPPLGDAPFWLGMNGVLGADGETIPDDMPQSFTTELGYYRGLQPAKQQQGNRRVRYQFD; this is encoded by the coding sequence ATGGGAAGAGAAACACAGCCGTCGCATCCCCGGCTGATCCCACGTCTGGAAGACGACTTACAGCGGATCAATTTTTACCGATTTTGCCAACTGCTGGAGAAACGCAATGCAGATAAACTCCCGCTGGGGTCGACCAGCCATCCGGCTAACGATCCGGTGCGCTTTGCGCCTCATCCCGGAATGGGCTTTCCCACCAGCGAGCTGAAATCCGTTGAATATAACGCGGAAGATATCAACCAGCCGCCGCGCATCCGTACCACATTTATGGGGCTGTACGGGGTTGATTCCCCGCTGCCGACCGCCTATCTCGACGACATTACCCAGCGGCGGGAAGGGCATGAGGCGCTGCAGGGATTTCTGGATATCTTCAACCACCGTTTTCTGACGCAATTTTATCGCATCTGGCGGAAATACTCTTACCCGGCAACCTTCGAACCCGTCGGGGCTGATACGATCTCGCAGTCGCTGCTGGGGCTGGTTGGGCTGGGGATCCCCGGCACGGCAAACCATATCGCCACGCCGGTATCGCGGTTTTTAGCCTTACTCGGCGTGCTGCGCCAGCCTGGAAAAACAGAAGAAGGTATTCAGGCTTTGGTGAGACTGCTGGCGCCCGATACCACGGTTCGGGTCAGCCCGTATTGCCTGCGGCCGGTGGAAATTAGCCAGCCGCTGGGGTTTCACGGCGATGAGGACTTTCTGCTGGACGGCAACACGCCGCTTGGGGATGAAGCGCAGGATGCCAGTAGTCAGCTTCTGATCGCGCTGTCCACCGACAATGCACTGGAGTCCGGGGCCTGGAAACCGGACGGCCAGCTCTATCAGGATTTTCTCGTGATGCTGCGGGTTTACCTCGGCTGGCGTTTTAAAGCAAAAATTACCCTGACCACCGCGACCCGGCTGCTGGCCGTGCCCCCGCTGGGCGACGCGCCTTTCTGGCTGGGCATGAACGGCGTACTGGGTGCTGACGGAGAAACAATCCCGGACGATATGCCCCAAAGTTTTACCACGGAATTGGGTTATTACCGCGGCCTTCAGCCCGCGAAACAACAACAAGGAAATCGGCGTGTTAGATACCAGTTTGACTAA
- the tssJ gene encoding type VI secretion system lipoprotein TssJ yields the protein MLDTSLTKIRRWPLTLLALSLTGCGLTQSVSDGTTSAFSSVFYKKIKVLHLDFVAREELNTDTRESNAFSAPVLVRIYQLRDTKIFENMLYQQLVKEGDVLLKDDLLASRNVVLKPGGSVSLDMPMETNTRFVGIVGLFRQPDQEKNTWKLILDREALDPDKPRVIEAGSNQLTPIPEKE from the coding sequence GTGTTAGATACCAGTTTGACTAAAATTCGGCGCTGGCCGCTAACCCTGCTGGCGCTCAGTCTCACGGGCTGCGGCCTGACACAAAGCGTCAGCGACGGCACAACATCCGCCTTTAGCTCGGTGTTCTACAAAAAAATTAAGGTGCTGCATCTGGACTTCGTGGCCCGTGAAGAATTGAACACGGATACCCGCGAAAGCAACGCATTTTCAGCCCCGGTACTGGTGCGTATTTACCAGCTCAGAGACACCAAAATATTCGAAAACATGCTTTATCAACAGCTGGTAAAAGAAGGCGATGTTCTCCTCAAAGACGATCTGCTGGCAAGCCGGAATGTGGTGCTCAAACCGGGCGGGAGCGTCAGCCTCGATATGCCTATGGAAACAAACACCCGCTTTGTTGGCATCGTGGGGTTGTTCCGTCAGCCGGACCAGGAAAAAAACACCTGGAAACTGATCCTCGACCGTGAGGCGCTGGACCCTGATAAACCCCGCGTGATTGAAGCCGGGAGCAACCAACTGACGCCGATCCCGGAGAAGGAGTAG
- a CDS encoding VasL domain-containing protein: MNKSHQIKTGGDPRALPDYALLRDELAKLSHPARPDVDWNRVEQLSLSLFRQNGVELQTAAWYTLARTRLNALAGLNEGLALLEALLVHQWGIMWPQPVHARMEILAGFSHRLQAQLRTLALRYSDLPQVYQAEQHLNALRDVLQRLELKNASQMEGPCRFMQTAAVRLENAEVGHGESPAVVLPVSLSQSLSEPARHEPLIYVTHEKISSPRIAVVNPDSVSRKVWKSFSAGMLTMLLIGAAGLLGWRQLSPLPLVPNEAALEKLSQLPPLWLQDYGFALAERGTPEQVEGLKAQWTRQISGNALTGEALSGWHQGMDGLSNLTRRLNALDERKGKYLTGSELKSMVFTITQHFSRSVPLEERLYLLSQVPAGEPLPDGQLAQTDMQFRQLLNRYALIKSQAE, translated from the coding sequence GTGAATAAATCCCATCAAATTAAAACCGGCGGCGATCCGCGCGCCTTGCCGGACTATGCGCTGCTGCGTGATGAACTGGCTAAACTTTCCCATCCCGCCAGGCCGGACGTGGACTGGAACCGGGTGGAACAGCTCAGTCTGTCGCTTTTCCGCCAGAACGGCGTTGAGCTGCAAACGGCAGCCTGGTACACGCTGGCGCGCACTCGGCTGAACGCGCTTGCGGGGCTGAATGAGGGACTGGCGCTGCTGGAGGCGCTGCTCGTGCATCAATGGGGGATCATGTGGCCGCAGCCAGTGCATGCCCGGATGGAAATTCTGGCCGGATTCAGCCATCGCCTGCAGGCGCAGCTGCGAACGCTAGCCCTTCGATATAGCGATCTGCCTCAGGTTTACCAGGCGGAACAGCACCTGAACGCTTTGCGTGACGTCCTGCAGCGGCTGGAGCTGAAAAATGCCAGCCAGATGGAGGGACCCTGCCGGTTTATGCAGACTGCCGCCGTCAGGCTTGAAAACGCTGAAGTCGGGCACGGTGAAAGCCCCGCCGTGGTGTTACCTGTTTCATTGTCGCAAAGCCTCAGCGAGCCAGCGCGACATGAACCGCTGATCTATGTCACCCACGAAAAGATCTCTTCGCCCCGCATTGCCGTGGTCAATCCAGACTCTGTTTCACGCAAAGTATGGAAAAGCTTCTCTGCGGGCATGTTGACTATGTTGCTGATTGGCGCGGCAGGTTTGCTGGGCTGGCGGCAGCTCAGCCCGCTGCCGTTGGTACCCAATGAAGCCGCGCTGGAAAAACTTAGCCAGCTTCCGCCACTGTGGCTGCAGGATTATGGCTTTGCGCTGGCAGAACGGGGCACGCCTGAACAAGTTGAAGGCCTGAAAGCGCAATGGACCCGACAGATAAGCGGCAACGCCTTGACCGGGGAGGCGCTTAGCGGCTGGCATCAGGGAATGGACGGCCTGAGCAATCTGACTCGCCGCCTGAATGCGCTGGATGAACGTAAGGGCAAATACCTGACCGGCTCCGAGCTAAAATCCATGGTGTTCACGATTACGCAGCATTTTTCACGTAGCGTACCTCTGGAAGAACGCCTCTATTTACTGAGCCAGGTCCCGGCAGGCGAGCCGCTGCCAGACGGACAACTGGCGCAAACTGATATGCAGTTCAGGCAATTACTGAACCGCTATGCGCTGATAAAAAGTCAGGCAGAATAG
- the tssE gene encoding type VI secretion system baseplate subunit TssE, which produces MPQSHRTPSLYDMLLGNFSGELPLQQVSEDNQVILSVLDNMQRILNCRAGTLAHLPDYGLPDMTKILQGMPGTAHQLINALASVLLKYEPRLQSINVALLDQTQPGELRYAIDAELKGLGLVRYGTEFMPEGRVLLRHLKQQQYLDSKTSL; this is translated from the coding sequence ATGCCACAGTCTCATCGAACGCCGTCACTGTATGACATGCTGCTCGGCAACTTTTCCGGTGAACTCCCGCTCCAGCAGGTCAGCGAAGACAACCAGGTTATTTTGTCCGTGCTGGATAACATGCAGCGCATTCTCAACTGCCGCGCGGGGACGCTGGCCCATCTGCCGGATTACGGCCTGCCGGACATGACGAAAATCCTGCAGGGGATGCCGGGCACGGCTCACCAGTTGATCAACGCCCTTGCCAGCGTATTGCTGAAATATGAGCCACGGTTGCAGAGCATCAACGTGGCGCTGCTTGATCAAACCCAGCCCGGCGAACTGCGTTACGCTATTGACGCGGAACTTAAAGGACTCGGTCTCGTGCGTTACGGCACCGAGTTTATGCCGGAAGGCCGGGTGCTTTTACGCCATTTGAAACAGCAGCAATATCTGGATAGCAAAACCAGCCTCTGA